From Microbacterium sp. YJN-G, a single genomic window includes:
- a CDS encoding DUF501 domain-containing protein has protein sequence MTRPPYETPTPAEIDVVSQQLGREARGVVGIAARCVCGNPTVVATAPRLADGTPFPTFYYLTHPAATAAMSTLEATQVMPELAALLEEDATVAEAYQAAHHAYLADRAQFGDVPEIDGISAGGMPTRVKCLHALAGHALAAGPGVNPIGDAALARSSWSPERCACTDPGAARAGSTGG, from the coding sequence GTGACGAGACCGCCTTACGAGACGCCGACCCCCGCCGAGATCGACGTCGTCTCGCAGCAACTGGGCCGCGAGGCCCGCGGTGTCGTCGGCATCGCCGCCCGCTGCGTCTGCGGCAACCCGACAGTCGTGGCCACCGCTCCGCGGCTGGCGGACGGCACGCCGTTCCCGACGTTCTACTACCTGACGCACCCCGCCGCGACCGCGGCGATGTCGACGCTCGAGGCGACCCAGGTCATGCCCGAGCTCGCGGCACTGCTCGAGGAGGATGCCACGGTCGCCGAGGCCTACCAGGCAGCCCACCACGCCTACCTGGCCGATCGTGCCCAGTTCGGAGACGTGCCCGAGATCGACGGCATCTCCGCCGGCGGCATGCCCACCCGCGTCAAGTGCCTGCACGCCCTGGCCGGCCACGCGCTCGCCGCGGGCCCCGGTGTGAACCCGATCGGCGACGCCGCCCTCGCCCGCTCGAGCTGGTCTCCGGAGCGCTGCGCGTGCACCGACCCGGGAGCGGCCCGCGCGGGGAGCACCGGGGGATGA
- a CDS encoding O-methyltransferase: MVESTPRAWRAADEYLADVLVGDDPALEAALAAQREAGMPEIEVAPVAGKLLNLLVRISGARRVLEIGTLGGYSTIWMARAVGDGGRVVTIEAEAGNAAIARESIDAAGVGDRVDIRIGRGADVLPTLVGGFDLVFIDADKESNTVYLDWAARLGHPGTVIVVDNVGRDGEIVDENTKDTKVIGTRDGLRMLGEDPRFDATALQTVGIKGWDGMAIALVV, translated from the coding sequence ATGGTAGAATCCACCCCGCGCGCCTGGCGCGCCGCCGACGAGTACCTCGCAGACGTCCTGGTCGGTGACGACCCCGCACTGGAGGCGGCGCTGGCCGCGCAGCGGGAAGCGGGCATGCCCGAGATCGAGGTCGCGCCGGTCGCGGGCAAGCTGCTGAACCTGCTGGTGCGGATCAGCGGTGCACGCCGCGTGCTCGAGATCGGCACCCTGGGCGGGTACTCGACGATCTGGATGGCCCGGGCCGTCGGAGACGGCGGGCGTGTCGTGACGATCGAGGCCGAGGCGGGCAACGCCGCCATCGCCCGGGAGAGCATCGACGCGGCCGGGGTCGGCGACCGCGTCGACATCCGGATCGGCCGCGGAGCCGACGTGCTGCCCACTCTCGTCGGCGGATTCGACCTCGTCTTCATCGACGCCGACAAGGAATCCAACACCGTCTACCTCGACTGGGCGGCGCGGCTCGGGCATCCCGGCACCGTCATCGTCGTCGACAATGTCGGCCGCGACGGCGAGATCGTCGACGAGAACACGAAGGACACGAAGGTCATCGGCACGCGCGACGGGCTGCGGATGCTGGGTGAGGACCCGCGCTTCGACGCCACGGCGCTGCAGACCGTTGGGATCAAGGGCTGGGACGGCATGGCGATCGCACTCGTCGTCTGA
- the eno gene encoding phosphopyruvate hydratase: protein MALIEAVGAREILDSRGNPTVEVEVLLDDGIVQRAAVPSGASTGAFEAYELRDGDKSRYGGKGVLKAVEAVIDELGPAIEGVEASEQRVVDEILNEVDGTDNKKRVGANAILGVSLAVAKAAADSADLPLFRYLGGPNAHLLPVPLFNVINGGEHADNGIDMQEFFLAPIGADTYSESLRWGVETYHVLRSELKAAGYATGLGDEGGFAPDLPSNREGLEFLIKAIEKAGFTPGKDIALGLDVAATEFFKDGVYRLDNKDWTGPELIEYYQGLVSDFPIVTIEDALAEDDWDNWKQLTDALGSKVQLVGDDLFVTNPQRLGDGIQRGVANSLLVKVNQIGTLTETFDAVSLAQRSGYTAMLSHRSGETEDTTIADLAVATNAGQIKTGAPARSERVAKYNQLLRIEEELGDAAVFAGASAFPRFKG, encoded by the coding sequence GTGGCACTTATCGAGGCAGTAGGCGCACGCGAGATTCTGGACTCGCGGGGCAACCCGACCGTCGAGGTGGAGGTGCTCCTCGATGACGGCATCGTGCAGCGCGCCGCCGTTCCCTCCGGCGCGTCCACCGGCGCGTTCGAGGCGTACGAGCTGCGCGACGGCGACAAGAGCCGGTACGGCGGCAAGGGCGTGCTCAAGGCCGTCGAGGCCGTCATCGACGAGCTCGGCCCCGCCATCGAGGGCGTCGAAGCCAGCGAGCAGCGCGTCGTCGACGAGATCCTGAACGAGGTCGACGGCACCGACAACAAGAAGCGCGTCGGCGCCAACGCCATCCTCGGCGTCAGCCTCGCCGTCGCCAAGGCCGCGGCCGACTCGGCCGACCTGCCCCTGTTCCGCTACCTGGGCGGACCGAACGCGCACCTGCTGCCCGTTCCGCTGTTCAACGTCATCAACGGCGGCGAGCACGCCGACAACGGCATCGACATGCAGGAGTTCTTCCTCGCGCCGATCGGTGCCGACACCTACTCCGAGTCCCTGCGCTGGGGCGTCGAGACCTACCACGTGCTGCGCAGCGAGCTCAAGGCCGCCGGCTACGCCACCGGCCTCGGCGACGAGGGCGGCTTCGCACCCGACCTGCCCAGCAACCGCGAGGGCCTCGAGTTCCTCATCAAGGCGATCGAGAAGGCCGGCTTCACCCCCGGCAAGGACATCGCCCTCGGCCTCGACGTCGCCGCCACCGAGTTCTTCAAGGACGGCGTCTACCGTCTCGACAACAAGGACTGGACCGGTCCCGAGCTGATCGAGTACTACCAGGGCCTGGTCTCGGACTTCCCGATCGTCACCATCGAGGACGCCCTCGCCGAGGACGACTGGGACAACTGGAAGCAGCTCACCGATGCGCTCGGCAGCAAGGTGCAGCTGGTCGGCGACGACCTGTTCGTCACCAACCCGCAGCGCCTCGGCGACGGCATCCAGCGCGGCGTCGCCAACTCGCTGCTGGTGAAGGTGAACCAGATCGGCACGCTCACCGAGACCTTCGACGCGGTCAGCCTCGCGCAGCGCTCGGGCTACACGGCGATGCTCTCGCACCGTTCGGGCGAGACCGAGGACACCACGATCGCCGACCTGGCCGTCGCCACCAACGCGGGTCAGATCAAGACCGGTGCGCCCGCTCGCAGTGAGCGCGTCGCGAAGTACAATCAGCTTCTGCGCATCGAGGAGGAGCTGGGAGACGCCGCGGTGTTCGCCGGCGCTTCCGCATTCCCGCGCTTCAAGGGCTGA
- a CDS encoding FtsB family cell division protein, protein MARRPAPPSPSRGPAAGGSDRPARPAGSARRSAAGTRSVDVREWTGGIRLSTFAVIMLSLVILGTWVLVPSIGTYLDQRQKIAALEQSVQLTKEQIAELEQERVRWDDPAYITTQARERLYYIKPGAVVYLVDNDLDPADIPPEQREVSDEIRERPSDWMPQLLRSLTAAGLAKNAIEAPAD, encoded by the coding sequence ATGGCACGACGACCGGCTCCCCCTTCGCCGTCCCGTGGCCCGGCCGCGGGCGGCTCCGACCGCCCTGCCCGCCCGGCAGGTTCCGCGCGCCGCAGCGCTGCGGGCACCCGCTCCGTCGATGTGCGCGAATGGACGGGCGGCATCCGGCTGTCGACCTTCGCGGTGATCATGCTCTCGCTGGTCATCCTCGGCACCTGGGTGCTGGTGCCCTCCATCGGCACCTACCTCGACCAGCGTCAGAAGATCGCCGCCCTCGAGCAGTCCGTGCAGCTCACGAAGGAGCAGATCGCCGAGCTCGAGCAGGAGCGCGTGCGCTGGGACGACCCCGCCTACATCACCACGCAGGCGCGTGAACGGCTGTACTACATCAAGCCGGGAGCCGTGGTCTATCTGGTGGACAACGACCTGGATCCCGCCGACATCCCGCCCGAGCAGCGCGAGGTGAGCGATGAGATCCGCGAGCGGCCCTCGGACTGGATGCCGCAGCTGCTGCGCAGCCTCACCGCGGCCGGGCTCGCCAAGAACGCCATCGAGGCGCCGGCGGACTGA